A genomic region of Streptomyces sp. R33 contains the following coding sequences:
- the pgeF gene encoding peptidoglycan editing factor PgeF, with the protein MTLDQHIENGAHFAFTDRWGGVSAVPYEELNLGGAVGDDPTAVLANRAVAAGALGIEPDHVVWMNQVHGKDVAVVPGPWGPAADVPAVDAVVTARRGLALAVLTADCTPVLLADPVAGVAGAAHAGRPGLVAGVVPAAVEAMVSLGAEPGRIIARTGPAICGRCYEVPAEMRDAVAEAVPAAYGETSWGTPSVDVVAGVHAQLAEAGVVNLHRSPVCTLESRDHFSYRRDRVTGRLAGYVWLTELSRGGDPRTPGGKEE; encoded by the coding sequence GTGACGCTGGACCAGCACATCGAGAACGGCGCCCACTTCGCCTTCACCGACCGGTGGGGCGGGGTGAGCGCCGTTCCGTACGAGGAGCTCAATCTCGGCGGCGCGGTCGGAGACGACCCCACCGCCGTTCTCGCGAACCGGGCGGTCGCGGCCGGGGCCCTGGGCATCGAGCCGGACCACGTGGTCTGGATGAACCAGGTGCACGGCAAGGACGTGGCGGTGGTCCCCGGACCCTGGGGCCCCGCCGCCGACGTACCGGCGGTGGACGCGGTGGTGACCGCCCGTCGGGGGCTCGCCCTCGCGGTGCTCACCGCGGACTGCACCCCGGTCCTGCTGGCCGACCCCGTCGCCGGGGTTGCGGGAGCGGCCCACGCGGGCCGGCCCGGACTGGTCGCCGGGGTCGTGCCCGCCGCCGTGGAGGCGATGGTCTCCCTCGGAGCCGAGCCGGGGCGGATCATCGCCCGGACCGGACCCGCGATCTGCGGCCGTTGCTACGAGGTGCCGGCCGAGATGCGGGACGCGGTGGCCGAGGCGGTACCGGCCGCCTACGGCGAGACGAGTTGGGGAACTCCGTCCGTCGACGTGGTCGCCGGGGTGCACGCCCAGCTCGCGGAGGCGGGGGTGGTGAACCTGCACCGCTCGCCGGTCTGCACACTGGAGTCGCGGGACCACTTCTCGTACCGCCGCGACCGGGTGACCGGGCGGCTTGCCGGATATGTCTGGTTGACAGAGCTTTCCCGGGGGGGCGACCCCCGGACCCCCGGGGGAAAAGAAGAATGA
- a CDS encoding cell division protein FtsQ/DivIB, with product MAGATTAQRGNPGSARKGKGSGSPKPPKPPRSSGPLKGAGPRGPGLQRLVRRMRHRGPVLLCLLAAVLLVGGGSWVLYGSSWFRIEKVTASGTQVLTPEQVLAAAAVPVGAPLATVDTDEIADRVRSRLPRVDSVDVVRAWPHGIGLKVTERKPVLLIKKDAKFVEVDASGVRFDTVPKAPAGVPVLELSAAQSPSGRRFDGERLLHEAVGVAGDLPEAVAKETVQVKVGSYDSVVLELTRGRTVVWGSGEQGEAKGRALTALLKAAPKADHFDVSVPTAPAVSGS from the coding sequence GCTCCGGTTCTCCCAAACCGCCCAAGCCGCCCAGGTCGTCGGGCCCGTTGAAGGGGGCCGGCCCGCGGGGCCCCGGTCTGCAGCGCCTCGTCCGGCGCATGCGGCACCGGGGCCCCGTGCTGCTCTGCCTCCTCGCCGCGGTGCTCCTCGTCGGGGGCGGCAGCTGGGTGCTCTACGGCTCCTCCTGGTTCCGGATCGAGAAGGTGACCGCAAGCGGAACGCAGGTGCTGACCCCCGAGCAGGTGCTGGCCGCCGCGGCCGTACCGGTCGGGGCACCGCTGGCGACCGTGGACACCGACGAGATCGCGGACCGGGTCCGCAGCCGGCTGCCCCGCGTCGATTCGGTCGATGTGGTGCGCGCCTGGCCGCACGGAATCGGGCTGAAAGTCACCGAGCGCAAACCGGTCCTGCTCATCAAAAAAGACGCCAAGTTCGTGGAAGTGGACGCTTCGGGTGTGCGATTCGACACGGTTCCGAAAGCACCCGCGGGCGTTCCGGTCCTCGAATTGTCCGCGGCACAGTCGCCGAGCGGCCGCCGCTTCGACGGGGAGCGGCTGCTGCACGAGGCGGTGGGCGTCGCCGGAGACCTCCCCGAGGCGGTCGCCAAGGAGACCGTGCAGGTCAAGGTGGGGTCGTACGACTCGGTCGTACTGGAGTTGACCCGCGGCCGGACCGTGGTGTGGGGCAGCGGCGAGCAGGGTGAGGCGAAGGGCCGTGCGCTGACCGCCCTGCTGAAAGCGGCGCCCAAGGCTGACCACTTTGACGTGAGCGTCCCCACCGCCCCTGCGGTGTCCGGGAGTTGA
- a CDS encoding YggT family protein, producing MGVALQVVYIALMCFLIVLIFRLVMDYVFQFARSWTPGKAMVVVLEATYTVTDPPLKLLRRFIPPLRLGGVALDLSFFVLMIIVYILISFVSTAARSV from the coding sequence ATGGGCGTCGCACTGCAGGTGGTCTACATCGCGCTGATGTGCTTCCTTATCGTGCTGATCTTCCGACTGGTGATGGACTACGTCTTCCAGTTCGCACGTTCATGGACACCCGGCAAGGCGATGGTGGTCGTCCTTGAGGCCACCTACACTGTCACCGATCCACCGCTCAAGCTTCTCCGGCGATTCATTCCGCCGTTGCGTCTCGGGGGCGTGGCACTCGACCTGTCCTTCTTCGTTCTGATGATCATCGTTTACATCCTCATCAGTTTCGTGAGCACCGCTGCGAGAAGCGTGTGA
- a CDS encoding YggS family pyridoxal phosphate-dependent enzyme: MTDRKSELAENLARVEERISSACAAAGRGRDEVTLIVVTKTYPASDVRLLADLGVRHVAENRDQDAAPKAAACADLPLSWHFVGQLQTNKVRSVAGYAHVVQSVDRPKLVTALSAAAQGAGRELGCLVQVALDAESGERGTRGGAAPEQLAELADLVAGAPGLRIDGVMTVAPLAGPYAGREQAAFERLVELSSRLRADHPTATMVSAGMSADLEQAVAAGATHVRVGTAVLGARPRLG, encoded by the coding sequence ATGACGGACCGTAAGTCGGAGCTCGCGGAGAACCTCGCGCGGGTGGAGGAACGCATCTCGTCTGCCTGTGCGGCCGCGGGGCGCGGACGGGACGAGGTGACGCTCATCGTCGTCACCAAGACCTACCCCGCGAGCGACGTACGACTGCTGGCGGACCTGGGGGTCCGTCATGTGGCGGAGAATCGCGACCAGGATGCCGCCCCCAAGGCTGCGGCCTGCGCGGATCTGCCGCTCAGCTGGCATTTCGTGGGCCAGTTGCAGACGAACAAAGTCCGTTCCGTGGCGGGATATGCGCATGTGGTGCAGTCGGTCGACCGGCCGAAGCTCGTCACGGCGCTCTCGGCGGCGGCGCAGGGAGCGGGGCGCGAACTCGGCTGCCTCGTACAGGTCGCCCTCGATGCCGAGTCGGGGGAGCGCGGGACCCGGGGCGGCGCCGCTCCGGAGCAGCTCGCCGAACTCGCGGACCTCGTGGCCGGGGCGCCCGGACTGCGGATCGACGGTGTGATGACCGTGGCTCCGCTGGCCGGGCCCTACGCGGGACGCGAACAGGCCGCTTTCGAGCGGCTGGTGGAATTGTCATCCCGCCTGCGCGCGGACCATCCGACTGCCACGATGGTGTCGGCCGGGATGAGTGCAGACCTGGAACAGGCCGTTGCGGCCGGTGCGACACATGTACGCGTCGGCACTGCGGTACTCGGCGCGAGACCCCGGCTCGGGTAA
- a CDS encoding cell division protein SepF — translation MAGAMRKMAVYLGLVEDDRYDNPGYDPDDEFEPEPEPERDRRRQQPVHQPPVSDEPVRIAQPPAQREPIPLPVENGRPARIAPVASITPERSNLEKNAPVIMPKVVSEREPYRITTLHPRTYNEARTIGEHFREGTPVIMNLTEMDDTDAKRLVDFAAGLVFGLHGSIERVTQKVFLLSPANVDVTAEDKARIAEGGFFNQS, via the coding sequence ATGGCCGGCGCGATGCGCAAGATGGCGGTCTACCTCGGCCTCGTGGAGGACGACCGGTACGACAACCCGGGGTACGACCCCGACGACGAGTTCGAGCCCGAGCCGGAACCGGAGCGGGATCGCCGGCGCCAGCAGCCCGTGCACCAACCGCCCGTATCGGACGAACCGGTACGAATCGCCCAGCCTCCGGCGCAACGGGAACCCATCCCATTGCCGGTGGAAAACGGACGTCCTGCGCGAATTGCCCCCGTGGCATCCATCACACCTGAACGCTCGAACCTGGAGAAGAACGCCCCCGTGATCATGCCCAAGGTCGTCTCCGAGCGGGAGCCGTACCGCATCACGACGCTGCACCCCCGGACCTACAACGAGGCCCGTACCATCGGGGAACACTTCCGTGAGGGCACTCCGGTGATCATGAACCTCACGGAGATGGACGACACGGACGCGAAGCGACTTGTCGACTTCGCCGCCGGCCTCGTCTTCGGCCTGCACGGCAGCATTGAACGCGTGACACAGAAGGTGTTCCTGCTGTCGCCTGCTAACGTCGATGTCACGGCGGAGGACAAGGCCCGCATCGCGGAGGGCGGGTTCTTCAACCAAAGCTAG
- the lspA gene encoding signal peptidase II, with translation MAEAESIIGTPEVGDGAQPESVEPKGRRRIIALLVVALLAYLLDLGSKMLVVAKLEHQPPIRIIGDLLKFEAIRNPGAAFGFGEAFTIIFTCIAATVIIVIVRLARKLYSLPWAIALGLLLGGALGNLTDRIFRSPGVFRGAVVDFIAPAHFAVFNLADSAIVCGGILIVLLSFKGLDPDGTVHKD, from the coding sequence GTGGCAGAGGCGGAGAGCATCATCGGTACGCCGGAGGTCGGGGACGGCGCCCAGCCGGAGTCCGTCGAGCCCAAGGGGCGTCGGCGGATCATCGCGCTGCTCGTCGTCGCGCTGCTCGCCTACCTGCTCGACCTCGGCAGCAAGATGCTGGTCGTCGCGAAGCTGGAGCACCAGCCGCCGATCCGGATCATCGGCGACCTGCTGAAGTTCGAGGCGATCCGGAACCCGGGCGCGGCCTTCGGCTTCGGCGAGGCCTTCACCATCATCTTCACCTGCATCGCGGCCACCGTGATCATCGTGATCGTGCGGCTGGCCCGGAAGCTCTACAGCCTGCCGTGGGCGATCGCGCTGGGTCTGCTGCTGGGCGGTGCGCTGGGCAATCTCACCGACCGCATCTTCCGCTCGCCGGGGGTGTTCCGCGGGGCCGTCGTCGACTTCATCGCCCCCGCGCACTTCGCGGTCTTCAACCTCGCGGACTCGGCGATCGTGTGCGGCGGCATCCTGATCGTGCTGCTCTCGTTCAAGGGTCTGGACCCGGACGGCACGGTCCACAAGGACTGA
- the ftsZ gene encoding cell division protein FtsZ, producing the protein MAAPQNYLAVIKVIGVGGGGVNAINRMIEVGLKGVEFIAINTDAQALLMSDADVKLDVGRELTRGLGAGANPAVGRKAAEDHREEIEEVLKGADMVFVTAGEGGGTGTGGAPVVANIARSLGALTIGVVTRPFTFEGRRRANQAEDGIAELREEVDTLIVIPNDRLLSISDRQVSVLDAFKSADQVLLSGVQGITDLITTPGLINLDFADVKSVMSEAGSALMGIGSARGDDRAVAAAEMAISSPLLEASIDGARGVLLSISGGSDLGLFEINEAAQLVSEAAHPEANIIFGAVIDDALGDEVRVTVIAAGFDGGQPPARRDNVIGAASTKREEPAPAPVRAAEPVRPAFGGLGTVTPREDPPAPVEAAPAEAAAPAPQVPTARPYQDSPAEELDVPDFLK; encoded by the coding sequence GTGGCAGCACCGCAGAACTACCTCGCAGTCATCAAGGTCATCGGTGTCGGCGGCGGTGGTGTCAATGCCATCAACCGAATGATCGAGGTCGGTCTCAAGGGCGTCGAGTTCATCGCCATCAACACGGACGCCCAGGCGCTGTTGATGAGCGACGCCGACGTCAAGCTCGACGTCGGCCGTGAACTCACCCGGGGCCTCGGCGCCGGCGCCAACCCGGCAGTCGGTCGCAAGGCGGCAGAGGACCACCGCGAGGAGATCGAGGAGGTCCTCAAGGGGGCCGACATGGTCTTCGTCACCGCCGGCGAGGGCGGCGGCACCGGCACCGGCGGTGCACCCGTCGTCGCCAACATCGCGCGCTCGCTCGGCGCCCTGACGATCGGCGTGGTCACCCGGCCGTTCACCTTCGAGGGCCGGCGCCGCGCGAACCAGGCGGAGGACGGCATCGCCGAGCTCCGCGAAGAGGTCGACACCCTCATCGTCATCCCCAACGACCGGCTGCTGTCCATCTCGGACCGCCAGGTCTCGGTCCTGGACGCCTTCAAGTCGGCCGACCAGGTCCTGCTCTCGGGTGTCCAGGGCATCACCGACCTCATCACCACCCCGGGTCTGATCAACCTCGACTTCGCGGACGTCAAGTCCGTCATGTCCGAGGCCGGCTCGGCCCTCATGGGCATCGGCTCCGCCCGCGGCGACGACCGCGCCGTGGCCGCCGCCGAGATGGCCATCTCCTCGCCGCTGCTGGAGGCGTCCATCGACGGCGCCCGCGGTGTGCTGCTCTCCATCTCCGGCGGCTCGGACCTCGGCCTCTTCGAGATCAACGAGGCCGCGCAGCTGGTCAGCGAGGCCGCCCACCCCGAGGCGAACATCATCTTCGGCGCCGTCATCGACGACGCGCTCGGCGACGAGGTGCGGGTCACCGTCATCGCCGCCGGCTTCGACGGCGGACAGCCCCCGGCCCGCCGGGACAACGTCATCGGCGCCGCGTCCACCAAGCGCGAGGAGCCGGCCCCGGCGCCGGTCCGCGCAGCGGAGCCGGTGCGCCCGGCCTTCGGCGGACTGGGCACGGTCACCCCGCGCGAAGACCCCCCGGCTCCGGTCGAGGCGGCTCCGGCCGAGGCCGCGGCCCCCGCGCCGCAGGTCCCGACGGCCCGGCCGTACCAGGACAGCCCGGCCGAGGAACTGGACGTTCCGGACTTCTTGAAGTGA
- a CDS encoding TraR/DksA family transcriptional regulator: MVAKKTADRTAEKAVGKAAGKAMAAGNAAPARKATAVGKKAAQQAAGTAVNSVKSAKPVKPATKATRATTVAAKAAEKAPAEKTAAEKTAAVETAAKKAAAKKAAAGKTPAGRTSAVNTTAVDKVAAKKATGVGKTTARKATAKAAGAEGAAHAAQQTGARKVVAKKSTGTARKTAAAATSGLPKARATAGLAPGELAVRPGEDPWTPAEVAEARSELQSEVLRLRDELQASDEAISGLMRDSGDGAGDDQADTGTKNITRESELALAANAREMLEQTERALERLDAGTYGLCENCGQPIGKARMQAFPRATLCVDCKQKQERRH; encoded by the coding sequence ATGGTGGCGAAGAAGACCGCCGACAGAACTGCCGAGAAGGCTGTCGGGAAGGCCGCCGGGAAGGCGATGGCGGCCGGAAATGCGGCTCCGGCCCGGAAGGCGACCGCTGTCGGGAAGAAGGCCGCGCAGCAGGCGGCCGGGACGGCGGTGAATTCGGTGAAGTCGGCGAAACCGGTGAAGCCGGCGACCAAGGCGACCAGAGCGACCACCGTGGCGGCCAAGGCGGCCGAGAAGGCGCCCGCCGAGAAGACGGCGGCCGAGAAGACAGCGGCCGTGGAGACGGCGGCCAAGAAGGCGGCGGCCAAGAAGGCTGCCGCCGGGAAGACCCCGGCCGGCAGGACCTCGGCCGTGAACACGACGGCCGTCGACAAGGTGGCCGCGAAGAAGGCGACCGGCGTCGGGAAGACGACCGCGAGGAAGGCCACGGCCAAGGCGGCCGGGGCCGAGGGGGCGGCGCACGCCGCGCAACAGACGGGAGCCCGGAAAGTGGTTGCCAAGAAGAGCACCGGCACGGCCAGGAAGACGGCTGCGGCCGCCACCAGCGGTCTGCCGAAGGCCAGGGCCACGGCGGGCCTGGCGCCGGGCGAGCTGGCCGTACGGCCCGGCGAGGACCCCTGGACCCCGGCGGAGGTGGCCGAGGCCCGCAGCGAGCTGCAGAGCGAGGTCCTGCGGCTGCGGGACGAGCTGCAGGCCTCCGACGAGGCCATCTCGGGCCTGATGCGGGACTCCGGCGACGGCGCGGGCGACGACCAGGCCGACACGGGCACCAAGAACATCACCCGGGAGTCCGAGCTGGCCCTGGCCGCGAACGCGCGCGAGATGCTCGAACAGACCGAGCGGGCCCTGGAACGGCTGGACGCGGGCACGTACGGGCTCTGCGAGAACTGCGGCCAGCCCATCGGGAAGGCCAGGATGCAGGCGTTCCCACGGGCGACGCTCTGCGTGGACTGCAAGCAGAAGCAGGAGCGCCGGCACTGA
- the ileS gene encoding isoleucine--tRNA ligase, whose amino-acid sequence MTTPPQYRPVPAQVDLPALEHAVLDFWRESKTFAKTLEQSEGRPEWVFYEGPPTANGMPGAHHIEARVFKDVFPRFRTMRGYHVARKAGWDCHGLPVELAVEKELGFNGKQDIEAYGIAEFNAKCRESVTRHTDAFTELTTRMGYWVDLDDAYRTMDPEYVESVWWSLKEIFNKGLLTQDHRVAPWCPRCGTGLSDHELAQGYETVVDPSVYVRFPLTSGPLAGEAALLVWTTTPWTLVSNTAVAAHPEVTYVVATNGEEKLVVAQPLLEKSLGEGWEATGQTFTGKEMERWTYQRPFELVEFPAPAHYVVNAEYVTTEDGTGLVHQSPAFGADDLAVCRAYGLPVVNPVRPDGTFEEEVPLVGGVFFKKADEKLTADLDARGLLFKHIAYEHSYPHCWRCHTALLYYAQPSWYIRTTAVKDAMLRENEKTNWFPDSVKQGRFGDWLNNNIDWALSRNRYWGTPLPIWRCEENHLTCVGSRAELSELSGQDHSALDPHRPYIDDVTFTCTAEGCTLTSVRVPEVIDAWYDSGSMPFAQWGYPYKNKEIFEKRYPAQFISEAIDQTRGWFYTLMAVGTLVFDKSSYENVVCLGHILAEDGRKMSKHLGNILQPIPLMDQHGADAVRWFMAAGGSPWAARRVGHGTIQEVVRKTLLTYWNTVAFQALYARTSGWAPSAADPAPAERTVLDRWLISELNNLVAEVTEAMESYDTQRAGKLLSAFVDDLSNWYVRRSRRRFWQGDKGALRTLHEVVETVTRLMAPLTPFITERVWQDMIVPVTPDAPESVHLSTWPVADTTAIDGTLSQQMLLVRRLVELGRATRAESGVKTRQPLSRALVGAVGFDALSPELQAQITEELNVSSLASLSEVGGSLVDTTAKANFRALGKRFGKGVQDVAKAVAAADAAALSLALRSGSAVISLNGEEISLSPEEVIITETPREGWSVASDSGATVALDLEITPELRLAGLARDAIRLIQEARKNSGLDVADRIALRWSSSDPEVVTALTDHATLIADEVLSTDYAKGEADAAYGEPFTDESLGLTFRLRKA is encoded by the coding sequence ATGACCACACCGCCGCAGTACCGCCCGGTACCCGCCCAGGTCGACCTGCCCGCCCTCGAGCACGCCGTTCTCGACTTCTGGCGCGAGAGCAAGACCTTCGCCAAGACCCTGGAGCAGTCCGAGGGCCGCCCCGAGTGGGTCTTCTACGAGGGCCCGCCCACCGCGAACGGCATGCCCGGCGCGCACCACATCGAGGCCCGCGTCTTCAAGGACGTCTTCCCCCGGTTCCGCACCATGCGCGGCTACCACGTGGCCCGCAAGGCCGGCTGGGACTGCCACGGCCTGCCCGTCGAGCTCGCCGTCGAGAAGGAGCTCGGCTTCAACGGCAAGCAGGACATCGAGGCGTACGGCATCGCCGAGTTCAACGCCAAGTGCCGCGAGTCCGTGACCCGCCACACCGACGCGTTCACCGAGCTCACGACCCGGATGGGCTACTGGGTCGACCTGGACGACGCCTACCGGACCATGGACCCCGAGTACGTCGAGTCCGTGTGGTGGTCGCTGAAGGAGATCTTCAACAAGGGCCTGCTCACCCAGGACCACCGCGTCGCCCCCTGGTGCCCCCGCTGCGGCACCGGTCTCTCCGACCACGAGCTGGCGCAGGGCTACGAGACGGTCGTCGACCCGTCCGTCTACGTCCGCTTCCCGCTGACCTCCGGCCCGCTGGCCGGCGAGGCGGCCCTCCTGGTCTGGACGACGACCCCCTGGACCCTGGTGTCCAACACGGCCGTGGCCGCGCACCCCGAGGTCACGTACGTCGTCGCCACGAACGGTGAAGAGAAGCTGGTCGTCGCCCAGCCGCTGCTGGAGAAGTCCCTCGGCGAGGGCTGGGAGGCCACCGGCCAGACCTTCACGGGCAAGGAGATGGAGCGCTGGACCTACCAGCGCCCCTTCGAGCTCGTCGAGTTCCCGGCGCCGGCCCACTACGTCGTGAACGCCGAGTACGTCACGACCGAGGACGGCACGGGTCTGGTCCACCAGTCCCCCGCCTTCGGCGCGGACGACCTCGCGGTCTGCCGCGCGTACGGCCTGCCCGTCGTGAACCCGGTCCGCCCCGACGGCACCTTCGAGGAGGAGGTCCCGCTGGTCGGCGGTGTCTTCTTCAAGAAGGCCGACGAGAAGCTGACCGCCGACCTCGACGCCCGCGGCCTGCTCTTCAAGCACATCGCGTACGAGCACAGCTACCCGCACTGCTGGCGCTGCCACACCGCGCTGCTCTACTACGCGCAGCCGTCCTGGTACATCCGCACCACCGCCGTCAAGGACGCGATGCTGCGGGAGAACGAGAAGACGAACTGGTTCCCCGACTCGGTCAAGCAGGGCCGCTTCGGCGACTGGCTGAACAACAACATCGACTGGGCGCTGTCCCGCAACCGGTACTGGGGCACCCCGCTGCCGATCTGGCGCTGCGAGGAGAACCACCTCACCTGCGTCGGCTCCCGCGCCGAGCTGTCAGAGCTGTCCGGCCAGGACCACAGCGCGCTGGACCCGCACCGCCCGTACATCGACGACGTCACCTTCACCTGCACGGCGGAAGGCTGCACCCTGACGTCCGTCCGCGTGCCGGAGGTCATCGACGCCTGGTACGACTCGGGCTCGATGCCGTTCGCGCAGTGGGGCTACCCGTACAAGAACAAGGAGATCTTCGAGAAGCGCTACCCGGCGCAGTTCATCTCGGAGGCGATCGACCAGACCCGCGGCTGGTTCTACACGCTGATGGCGGTCGGCACGCTGGTCTTCGACAAGTCGTCCTACGAGAACGTGGTCTGCCTGGGCCACATCCTCGCCGAGGACGGCCGCAAGATGTCCAAGCACCTGGGCAACATCCTCCAGCCGATCCCGCTCATGGACCAGCACGGCGCGGACGCGGTGCGCTGGTTCATGGCGGCCGGCGGCTCCCCGTGGGCAGCGCGCCGCGTCGGCCACGGCACGATCCAGGAGGTCGTCCGCAAGACCCTCCTGACGTACTGGAACACGGTCGCCTTCCAGGCCCTGTACGCCCGCACCTCCGGCTGGGCCCCCTCGGCGGCCGATCCGGCACCGGCGGAGCGCACGGTCCTGGACCGCTGGCTGATCTCCGAGCTGAACAACCTGGTGGCCGAGGTCACCGAGGCGATGGAGTCGTACGACACCCAGCGCGCCGGCAAGCTCCTGTCCGCGTTCGTGGACGACCTGTCCAACTGGTACGTGCGCCGCTCGCGCCGCCGCTTCTGGCAGGGCGACAAGGGCGCGCTGCGCACCCTCCACGAGGTCGTGGAGACGGTGACCCGCCTGATGGCCCCGCTGACCCCGTTCATCACGGAGCGGGTCTGGCAGGACATGATCGTCCCGGTCACCCCGGACGCCCCGGAGTCGGTGCACCTGTCGACGTGGCCGGTCGCGGACACCACGGCGATCGACGGGACCCTGTCCCAGCAGATGCTGCTGGTCCGCCGCCTGGTCGAGCTGGGCCGCGCCACGCGCGCCGAGTCGGGCGTCAAGACGCGCCAGCCCCTGTCCCGGGCGCTGGTCGGCGCGGTGGGCTTCGACGCCCTGTCCCCCGAGCTCCAGGCCCAGATCACGGAGGAGCTGAACGTCTCCTCGCTGGCGTCCCTCTCCGAGGTCGGCGGATCGCTGGTGGACACCACGGCGAAGGCGAACTTCCGGGCGCTGGGCAAGCGCTTCGGCAAGGGCGTCCAGGACGTCGCGAAGGCGGTGGCCGCGGCCGACGCCGCTGCGCTGTCGCTGGCCCTGCGCTCCGGCTCGGCGGTCATCTCGCTGAACGGCGAGGAGATCTCCCTCTCCCCGGAGGAAGTGATCATCACCGAGACCCCCCGCGAGGGCTGGTCGGTGGCGTCCGACTCCGGCGCGACGGTGGCACTGGACCTGGAGATCACCCCCGAGCTGCGGCTGGCGGGCCTGGCCCGTGACGCGATCCGCCTGATCCAGGAGGCCCGCAAGAACTCCGGCCTGGACGTCGCGGACCGCATCGCCCTGCGGTGGTCCTCGTCGGACCCGGAGGTCGTCACGGCCCTGACGGACCACGCGACCCTGATCGCGGACGAGGTCCTGTCGACGGACTACGCGAAGGGCGAGGCGGACGCCGCGTACGGGGAGCCGTTCACGGACGAGTCCCTCGGCCTGACGTTCCGCCTCCGCAAGGCGTAG
- a CDS encoding DivIVA domain-containing protein, whose product MPLTPEDVRNKQFTTVRLREGYDEDEVDAFLDEVESELTRLLRENEDLRAKLAAATRAAAQNQQQQGMRKPEPQDQRGPGGPGAPVPAAISGPPAQQGPPQMGPPQLPGGQPQLPAGPGGHGPQGPGGPGPMGGPMHTMGGQQQMGQQSMGGQNPLGQQMQPMGQQMQPMGQQMQPMGQQMQQQMQQPQLPQQGPGGDSAARVLSLAQQTADQAIAEARSEANKIVGEARSRAEGLERDARAKADALERDAQEKHRVAMGSLESARATLERKVEDLRGFEREYRTRLKSYLESQLRQLETQADDSLAPPRNPAGPALPPSPTPSMAPAGAMGHSMGAPSPMGGPSPMGGPSPMGGPSYGGQQQMSPAMTQPMAPVRPAGPQPMQQAPSPMRGFLIDEDDN is encoded by the coding sequence ATGCCGCTGACTCCCGAGGACGTGCGGAACAAGCAGTTCACGACCGTCCGCCTCCGAGAAGGCTATGACGAGGACGAGGTCGATGCCTTCCTCGACGAGGTCGAGTCCGAACTGACGCGCCTGCTGCGCGAGAACGAGGACCTGCGCGCCAAGCTGGCCGCCGCCACGCGTGCCGCCGCGCAGAACCAGCAGCAGCAGGGCATGCGCAAGCCGGAACCCCAGGACCAGCGCGGCCCCGGCGGACCCGGTGCCCCCGTGCCCGCGGCCATATCCGGCCCGCCGGCGCAGCAGGGCCCGCCGCAGATGGGCCCGCCGCAGCTGCCGGGCGGCCAGCCGCAGCTTCCGGCCGGCCCCGGTGGGCACGGACCGCAGGGTCCGGGCGGTCCGGGCCCGATGGGCGGCCCCATGCACACCATGGGCGGCCAGCAGCAGATGGGCCAGCAGTCCATGGGCGGCCAGAACCCGCTCGGCCAGCAGATGCAGCCCATGGGCCAGCAGATGCAGCCGATGGGCCAGCAGATGCAGCCCATGGGTCAGCAGATGCAGCAGCAGATGCAGCAGCCGCAGCTCCCGCAGCAGGGCCCCGGTGGCGACAGTGCCGCCCGCGTCCTGTCGCTGGCGCAGCAGACCGCCGACCAGGCGATCGCGGAGGCCCGCTCCGAGGCCAACAAGATCGTCGGCGAGGCGCGCAGCCGTGCCGAGGGCCTGGAGCGGGACGCCCGCGCCAAGGCCGACGCGCTGGAGCGGGACGCGCAGGAGAAGCACCGCGTCGCGATGGGCTCCCTGGAGTCCGCCCGCGCCACGCTGGAGCGCAAGGTCGAGGACCTGCGGGGCTTCGAGCGCGAGTACCGTACGCGTCTGAAGTCCTACCTGGAGTCGCAGCTGCGCCAGCTCGAGACCCAGGCGGACGACTCCCTGGCCCCGCCGCGCAACCCGGCCGGTCCGGCGCTGCCGCCGTCGCCGACGCCGTCGATGGCTCCGGCCGGAGCGATGGGGCACTCCATGGGCGCTCCGTCGCCCATGGGCGGTCCCTCGCCGATGGGTGGCCCGTCCCCGATGGGCGGCCCCTCGTACGGTGGTCAGCAGCAGATGTCTCCCGCGATGACGCAGCCGATGGCTCCGGTGCGGCCGGCCGGTCCGCAGCCGATGCAGCAGGCGCCGTCGCCGATGCGGGGCTTCCTGATCGACGAGGACGACAACTAG